In Hippocampus zosterae strain Florida chromosome 3, ASM2543408v3, whole genome shotgun sequence, a genomic segment contains:
- the cetp gene encoding cholesteryl ester transfer protein, which yields MSLNSNQNSQIPGTKRVGTESAYKMTHGVSPLLLVLLLLSVYGSSHGCLQDTTAAYRFTGAVCRLTYPAAVVLNEKTTKVIEAAFQYARYPGVKGERSMPLLGKISYGLENMEIHNLTIGQSSFQLLPGEGIAMEISNVSAVFIGTLHYEYGSWLVNVAQSINFEIESQIDLGINPKLYCGKGKVAADTSSCHLNFDKLRLHLQGERKPNWLKKLFTDFITLTVKLVIKGQICKEINKVANILADFIQERAEQFLSDGDIGVDIGVTTAPTVTAHYIESYHKGLTKYNNTSSVIRDSVFNPSQLTENRMLYFWISDQVLNPMMTAAHQDGRFRLNITGAELIELFKLNVTAAMPDFLRKCLVETSHPELRVWSSSVPYINTSTFGTTVWTEASGQIWCESQETLFFKTFIMADVTVSYVNKHVSLHGESLQVDVLHAELHQSPPGAQAPLDFIREALMKIGIPKVLSVLETEITRLLDKQGLYLFDIYNPEVLPLDGFVIIQMDFGFPHHLLVDFLKMTLQQTGGLQQ from the exons ATGAGCCTGAACTCCAACCAAAACTCACAGATCCCAGGGACCAAGAGAGTGGGTACAGAGTCCGCTTACAAAATGACCCATGGCGTTTCTCCACTGTTACTCGTCCTACTCCTGTTATCTGTGTATGGATCATCTCATGGGTGCCTGCAGGATACGACCGCAGCTTACAGATTCACTGGGGCCGTGTGCCGTTTGACCTACCCTGCCGCTGTTGTGT TGAATGAGAAAACCACTAAAGTGATCGAGGCAGCGTTCCAATATGCTAGATATCCAGGTGTTAAAGGAGAGAGGTCTATGCCTCTCTTGGGCAAAATCTCATATGGCCTTGAAAA CATGGAGATTCACAACCTGACGATAGGTCAGAGCTCCTTTCAGCTTCTTCCCGGTGAAGGCATCGCCATGGAGATAAGCAACGTATCTGCAGTCTTCATTGGGACCCTCCACTACGAATATGGCAGTTGGCT AGTCAACGTTGCTCAGTCAATTAATTTTGAGATTGAGTCACAGATTGACCTTGGGATCAACCCCAAACTCT ATTGCGGTAAGGGGAAGGTAGCAGCAGACACGTCATCCTGTCACTTGAACTTTGACAAACTGCGCTTGCACCTGCAGGGAGAAAGAAA accAAACTGGCTCAAGAAGCTCTTCACTGACTTCATTACGTTGACGGTCAAGCTAGTCATCAAGGGCCAG ATTTGTAAGGAGATCAACAAGGTGGCAAACATATTAGCTGACTTCATACAGGAGAGAGCAG AGCAGTTCCTCAGTGACGGAGACATCGGTGTAGATATCGGTGTGACCACTGCTCCCACCGTCACTGCTCACTACATTGAATCATACCACAAG GGGCTCACAAAGTACAACAACACTTCCAGTGTCATTCGTGATTCCGTTTTCAATCCAAGTCAGCTGACTGAAAACCGGATGCTCTACTTTTGGATCTCAG ACCAGGTCTTAAACCCGATGATGACTGCTGCCCACCAAGATGGTCGCTTCCGGCTTAACATCACTGGAGCGGAGTTGATT GAACTTTTCAAGTTAAATGTCACGGCAGCCATGCCTGATTTTTTAAGAAAG TGTCTTGTCGAAACAAGTCATCCAGAATTACGTGTGTGGAGTTCGTCTGTGCCCTACATTAACACCTCCACTTTCGGGACAACAGTCTGGACCGAGGCCTCTGGCCAAATATGGTGTGAAAGTCAAGAAACTCTCTTCTTTAAGACG TTCATCATGGCAGATGTCACGGTCTCTTATGTCAACAAACACGTCTCACTGCACGGCGAATCTTTACA GGTTGACGTACTACATGCTGAATTGCACCAATCTCCTCCG ggaGCTCAAGCACCACTGGATTTCATACGAGAAGCTTTGATGAAGATCGGCATCCCCAAGGTACTttctg TACTTGAAACCGAGATAACCAGGCTGTTGGACAAACAGGGATTGTACTTATTTGACATCTACAACCCAGAAGTGCTTCCTCTGGAT GGATTTGTGATCATACAGATGGACTTTGGGTTTCCTCATCACCTCCTTGTTGACTTCCTCAAGATGACACTTCAGCAAACAGGCGGTCTGCAGCAATAA